In one window of Nitrospirota bacterium DNA:
- a CDS encoding TusE/DsrC/DsvC family sulfur relay protein — protein MATLEFEGKSYDVDEEGYLSDWQNWNEGLAGHMAKLDGLDLTSAHWDVIRFLRDYFQKYQIAPMIKILVKEIGKSLGPEKGNTKYLYELYPAGPAKQACRYAGLPKPTGCV, from the coding sequence ATGGCAACATTAGAATTTGAAGGAAAGAGCTATGACGTTGATGAGGAAGGGTATCTTTCAGACTGGCAAAACTGGAACGAAGGGCTTGCAGGCCACATGGCAAAACTTGACGGACTTGATCTGACATCTGCGCACTGGGATGTTATCAGATTTCTGAGGGATTATTTCCAGAAATACCAGATAGCGCCAATGATTAAGATTCTTGTCAAGGAAATCGGCAAGTCTCTTGGTCCTGAAAAGGGCAATACCAAGTATCTATATGAACTTTATCCGGCCGGACCTGCAAAGCAGGCGTGCAGATATGCAGGGCTCCCAAAGCCGACCGGCTGCGTATAA
- a CDS encoding RsbRD N-terminal domain-containing protein codes for MELYNLLSENKSAIVSQWFDAIVKTYPPDTSRFLKGQQNPFHNPVGAVIYQGMENLFEELLSGTWSENISLHLDNIVRIRAIQDFTPSQAVGFILHLKKIIRETFINEISERWLSDELQAFENKIDEISLLAFDNYMKCREKIYQLKVNELQRWTFRRLQKADEVYKQECVHKDIYNETIEFGRKEVPR; via the coding sequence ATGGAGTTGTATAATCTTCTGTCAGAAAATAAATCTGCTATTGTCAGTCAATGGTTTGATGCAATAGTTAAAACTTATCCGCCTGATACCTCACGTTTTTTAAAAGGGCAGCAGAATCCCTTTCATAATCCTGTGGGGGCTGTAATATATCAGGGGATGGAGAACCTATTTGAAGAACTCCTCAGCGGGACATGGAGCGAAAATATTTCCCTGCACCTTGACAATATCGTCAGAATCAGGGCAATTCAGGACTTTACCCCCTCGCAAGCTGTTGGTTTTATCCTCCATCTGAAAAAAATCATCAGGGAAACATTTATAAATGAAATCTCTGAGCGCTGGCTTTCTGATGAATTGCAGGCATTTGAAAATAAAATAGACGAAATCTCCCTGCTTGCCTTTGACAACTATATGAAATGCAGGGAAAAGATTTATCAGCTCAAAGTCAATGAACTGCAGAGATGGACCTTCAGGAGACTGCAGAAAGCAGATGAAGTATATAAGCAGGAATGTGTCCATAAAGACATCTATAATGAAACAATAGAATTTGGAAGAAAAGAGGTACCAAGATGA
- the dsrM gene encoding sulfate reduction electron transfer complex DsrMKJOP subunit DsrM: MNAILSLIAVIVLVLIALLGVKTANLHFLFGIAVPYTAIAVFLIGVISRVLKWGRSPVPFCIPTTCGQQKSLPWIKQSKLDNPSTTSGVIGRMLLEVLLFRSLFSNTTFELRKGPKLAYGSTRWLWLGGLAFHWSFFIVLIRHLRLFTEPVPSCLNKLEVLDGFLQIGAPGLLISGVVLLLAVTYLFLRRVFIPEVRYISLAADYFPLFLILSIALSGIIMRYFTKVDIVGVKALTMGLVSFNAAIPEGISVVFYIHLFLVSALLAYIPFSKIMHLGGVLLSPTRNMPNNSRMERHINPWNYPVHVHTYEEYENDFREKMKQAGIPVEKE; the protein is encoded by the coding sequence ATGAATGCCATTCTTTCCCTTATTGCCGTAATAGTATTAGTTTTGATTGCTTTACTGGGAGTCAAAACGGCAAACCTTCATTTCCTCTTCGGAATAGCTGTGCCCTATACGGCTATTGCCGTATTCCTCATCGGCGTAATCTCACGGGTTTTAAAGTGGGGGCGCTCGCCGGTTCCATTCTGCATACCAACAACCTGCGGTCAGCAGAAGTCTTTGCCATGGATTAAACAGTCCAAACTTGACAACCCGTCTACAACCTCAGGAGTCATCGGAAGAATGCTTCTTGAGGTCCTTTTGTTCCGTTCGTTATTCAGCAATACGACATTTGAATTAAGAAAAGGCCCTAAGTTAGCCTACGGCTCCACAAGGTGGCTCTGGCTTGGCGGACTGGCATTTCACTGGTCCTTTTTCATTGTCCTCATCAGGCACCTGAGACTATTTACAGAGCCTGTGCCTTCATGCCTGAATAAGCTTGAAGTTCTTGACGGATTTTTGCAGATAGGCGCGCCCGGACTTTTAATAAGCGGCGTAGTCCTTTTGCTTGCGGTTACATATCTTTTTCTCAGAAGGGTTTTTATCCCCGAAGTCCGCTACATCTCGCTTGCGGCGGATTATTTTCCGCTGTTTTTAATATTAAGCATTGCCTTAAGCGGCATCATCATGCGGTATTTTACAAAGGTGGATATCGTAGGCGTAAAAGCGCTGACAATGGGATTAGTCAGTTTTAATGCCGCAATCCCCGAAGGAATCAGCGTCGTTTTTTACATTCATCTGTTCCTTGTAAGCGCCCTGCTTGCTTACATACCTTTCAGCAAAATTATGCATCTGGGCGGAGTCTTATTAAGTCCAACCAGAAATATGCCTAATAACAGCCGTATGGAGCGGCACATAAATCCGTGGAATTATCCTGTCCATGTTCACACTTATGAAGAATATGAAAACGATTTCAGGGAAAAAATGAAACAGGCTGGAATCCCTGTGGAGAAGGAGTAA
- a CDS encoding (Fe-S)-binding protein: protein MSKTPKPDELSKVDYTPPKTGWMDTPAELKQGMWCYGSKPKNLETLEFPNPRQWSPADEDWKLPENWQETLLNGLKERLDKYRSFKVFMDICVRCGACADKCHFFIGSGDPKNMPVLRAELLRSVYRGNFTTAGKILGKLAGARKLTYSVLKEWWYYFFQCTECRRCSVFCPYGIDTAEITMMARELLNLLGLNTDWISGPAANCYMKGNHLGLEPHTIVGNLEYMLDDIETITGIKIKPSFNRKGAEILFVTPSGDLFADPGTYTAMGYLMLFHELGLDYTWSTYASEGGNFGFFTSNELAKRLNSKIYAEAKRLGVKWILGGECGHMWRVLNQYMDTWNGPADFLQMPKSPITGTIFENAKSTKMVHIAEFTADLIKHGKLKLDPKRNDHLKVTFHDSCNTARGMGIFEEPRYIIKNVCNHFYEMDEHTIREKTFCCGSGSGLNASENMELRMRGGLPRANAVKDVVEKYGVNMLANICAIDRAALPAIMDYWVPGTAVTGVHELVANALVMTGEKERTTNLRGEPLSGMEGKE from the coding sequence ATGTCAAAAACGCCCAAACCGGATGAACTGTCTAAAGTAGATTATACTCCGCCTAAGACCGGATGGATGGACACGCCCGCTGAACTCAAGCAGGGCATGTGGTGCTATGGCTCAAAGCCCAAAAATCTTGAGACTTTAGAGTTTCCCAATCCAAGGCAGTGGTCGCCTGCGGATGAGGACTGGAAACTGCCCGAAAACTGGCAGGAAACTTTACTGAACGGGCTTAAAGAGCGGCTTGATAAATACCGTTCATTTAAGGTCTTTATGGACATATGCGTAAGGTGCGGGGCCTGCGCTGATAAATGTCACTTCTTCATAGGCTCAGGCGACCCGAAGAATATGCCTGTCTTAAGGGCGGAACTGCTCCGCTCCGTGTACAGGGGAAATTTTACAACAGCGGGAAAGATACTTGGAAAACTTGCTGGCGCGCGCAAGCTTACTTATTCAGTGCTTAAAGAATGGTGGTATTATTTCTTTCAGTGCACCGAATGCCGCCGCTGTTCTGTCTTCTGCCCTTACGGGATTGACACTGCTGAAATCACCATGATGGCCAGGGAGCTCCTTAACCTACTCGGATTAAACACAGACTGGATCTCAGGGCCTGCCGCAAACTGCTATATGAAGGGCAACCACCTCGGTCTTGAGCCGCATACAATTGTCGGCAATCTTGAATACATGCTGGATGATATTGAAACAATAACCGGCATAAAAATAAAACCGTCATTCAACAGAAAAGGCGCTGAAATCCTTTTTGTAACGCCTTCCGGAGACCTTTTTGCAGACCCGGGCACATATACTGCAATGGGTTATCTCATGCTGTTCCATGAATTGGGGCTTGACTACACATGGAGCACCTATGCCTCAGAAGGCGGGAACTTCGGTTTCTTCACATCAAATGAGCTTGCAAAGAGGCTGAATTCAAAAATATACGCAGAGGCAAAAAGACTCGGCGTTAAATGGATTCTGGGCGGTGAATGCGGCCATATGTGGAGGGTGCTGAATCAATACATGGACACATGGAACGGTCCTGCAGACTTTCTCCAGATGCCTAAGTCTCCGATAACCGGCACTATATTTGAGAATGCAAAATCCACCAAGATGGTTCACATTGCAGAATTCACCGCGGACCTTATAAAACACGGGAAACTGAAGCTGGACCCAAAGAGAAACGACCACCTGAAGGTAACCTTTCATGACTCGTGCAACACCGCGCGGGGCATGGGTATTTTTGAAGAGCCCCGTTACATTATCAAAAACGTATGCAATCATTTCTACGAGATGGATGAACATACCATCAGGGAGAAGACCTTCTGCTGCGGCAGCGGCTCGGGACTAAATGCAAGCGAGAACATGGAACTCAGGATGAGGGGCGGACTGCCGAGGGCCAATGCCGTAAAAGACGTTGTAGAAAAATACGGCGTAAACATGTTAGCCAATATCTGCGCCATTGACAGGGCGGCGCTTCCGGCAATAATGGACTACTGGGTGCCCGGAACTGCTGTCACAGGCGTTCACGAACTCGTTGCAAATGCGCTCGTCATGACGGGTGAAAAAGAGAGGACGACTAATCTGCGCGGCGAGCCCCTTTCCGGAATGGAGGGCAAGGAATAA
- the dsrJ gene encoding sulfate reduction electron transfer complex DsrMKJOP subunit DsrJ encodes MYNSGKIITGLIIFVGLVATPFFYNSGKTSVKPEPGIDTPAIRQLAEKQCVEPREFMKANHMQLLNDWRDSAVRDGSRIYVNSQGKQFTISLQNTCMHCHSNKAEFCDKCHTYANVKPYCWNCHIAPKENKT; translated from the coding sequence ATGTATAACAGCGGGAAAATAATCACCGGACTCATCATCTTTGTCGGGCTGGTTGCGACTCCTTTCTTTTATAACTCCGGCAAAACTTCTGTTAAGCCGGAGCCCGGTATTGACACCCCGGCAATCCGGCAGCTTGCTGAAAAACAGTGCGTTGAACCAAGGGAATTTATGAAGGCCAACCATATGCAGCTTCTGAATGACTGGAGAGATTCTGCCGTACGCGACGGCAGCAGGATTTATGTAAACTCACAGGGCAAACAGTTCACCATAAGCCTTCAGAATACCTGTATGCACTGCCATTCAAACAAGGCTGAATTTTGCGATAAATGCCACACCTACGCAAATGTAAAGCCGTACTGCTGGAACTGCCATATAGCGCCGAAGGAGAATAAGACATGA